A window of the Acidovorax sp. YS12 genome harbors these coding sequences:
- the ugpQ gene encoding glycerophosphodiester phosphodiesterase, with protein sequence MNTSLPAWPYPRWIAHRGAGKLAPENTLAAFRLGARHGWRMFECDAKLSSDGVPFLLHDATLERTTSGQGTAGDLPWGALARLDAGAWHSRAYAGEPLPTLENVVRWCLANGLDLNVEIKPTPGTEDATGRAVAVLLARLWPAARTAPLLTSFQPAALEGARAAAPALPRGLLVDRLAPDGGDVQAALALGCQAMVLNHALWDAALVAHVHGTGLRCLSYTVNDEAAAQRLAGLGTDGVITDRVDLFCPAG encoded by the coding sequence ATGAACACGTCCCTCCCCGCCTGGCCCTACCCCCGCTGGATCGCCCACCGCGGCGCCGGCAAGCTCGCGCCCGAGAACACCCTGGCCGCCTTCCGCCTGGGCGCGCGGCACGGCTGGCGCATGTTCGAGTGCGACGCCAAGCTCAGCAGCGACGGCGTGCCCTTCCTGCTGCACGACGCCACGCTGGAGCGCACCACCAGCGGCCAGGGCACCGCGGGCGACCTGCCCTGGGGGGCGCTGGCCCGGCTCGACGCAGGCGCCTGGCATTCGCGCGCCTACGCGGGCGAGCCCCTGCCCACGCTGGAAAACGTGGTGCGCTGGTGCCTCGCCAATGGCCTGGACCTGAACGTGGAGATCAAGCCCACCCCGGGCACCGAAGACGCCACGGGCCGCGCCGTGGCCGTGCTGCTGGCGCGGCTGTGGCCCGCCGCCCGCACCGCGCCGCTGCTGACCTCGTTCCAGCCCGCCGCGCTGGAAGGCGCGCGCGCCGCCGCGCCGGCGCTGCCGCGCGGCCTGCTGGTGGACCGCCTGGCGCCGGATGGCGGCGACGTGCAAGCCGCCCTGGCCCTGGGCTGCCAGGCCATGGTGCTGAACCACGCACTGTGGGACGCCGCGCTGGTCGCGCACGTGCACGGCACGGGCCTGCGCTGCCTGAGCTACACGGTGAACGACGAAGCGGCGGCGCAGCGCCTGGCCGGCCTGGGCACCGACGGGGTCATCACCGACCGGGTGGATCTGTTCTGCCCCGCAGGCTGA
- the prfA gene encoding peptide chain release factor 1, whose protein sequence is MKSFLRSQLERYAQRLEELDFLLSREDIMADMAQYRAISREHADVTAVAGRYARYRQREADLAGAREMLEDPDMAEMAQEEVAAAEAELLQLEDELQRLLLPKDPDDARNAFVEIRAGTGGDESALFAGDLARMYTRYAATQGWKIEVMSANESEIGGYKEVVLRVEGDHVYGALRFESGGHRVQRVPATETQGRIHTSACTVAVMPEPDETQAVTLNPADLRIDTFRASGAGGQHINKTDSAVRVVHIPTGIVAECQDGRSQHSNKAKALQVLQARIQEKERSERAAKEAALRKGLIGSGDRSDRIRTYNFPQGRLTDHRINLTLYKLLAIMEGDLGEVLQALQHAREAELLAELETSI, encoded by the coding sequence ATGAAATCCTTTCTCCGCAGCCAGTTGGAACGCTACGCGCAGCGCCTCGAAGAGCTGGACTTCCTGCTCTCGCGCGAAGACATCATGGCCGACATGGCGCAGTACCGCGCCATCTCGCGCGAGCACGCCGACGTGACCGCCGTGGCCGGGCGCTACGCACGCTACCGCCAGCGCGAGGCCGATCTGGCGGGCGCGCGCGAGATGCTCGAAGACCCCGACATGGCCGAGATGGCGCAGGAGGAAGTCGCCGCCGCCGAGGCCGAGCTGCTGCAATTGGAAGACGAATTGCAGCGCCTGCTTTTGCCGAAGGACCCCGACGACGCGCGCAACGCCTTCGTCGAAATCCGCGCCGGTACGGGTGGCGACGAATCGGCCCTGTTCGCCGGCGACCTGGCGCGCATGTACACGCGCTACGCGGCCACGCAGGGCTGGAAAATCGAGGTCATGAGCGCCAACGAGAGCGAGATCGGCGGCTACAAGGAAGTGGTGCTGCGCGTGGAAGGCGACCACGTGTACGGCGCGCTGCGCTTCGAGTCGGGCGGCCACCGCGTGCAGCGCGTGCCCGCCACCGAGACGCAGGGCCGCATCCACACCAGCGCCTGCACCGTGGCCGTGATGCCCGAGCCCGACGAGACACAGGCCGTCACGCTGAACCCGGCGGACCTGCGCATCGACACCTTCCGCGCCAGCGGCGCGGGCGGCCAGCACATCAACAAGACCGACTCCGCCGTGCGCGTGGTGCACATTCCCACCGGCATCGTCGCCGAATGCCAGGACGGGCGCAGCCAGCACAGCAACAAGGCCAAGGCGCTGCAGGTGCTGCAGGCGCGCATTCAAGAGAAAGAGCGCAGCGAGCGCGCCGCCAAGGAAGCCGCGCTGCGCAAGGGCCTCATCGGCTCGGGCGACCGCAGCGACCGCATCCGCACCTACAACTTCCCGCAAGGGCGGCTCACCGACCACCGCATCAACCTCACGCTGTACAAGCTGCTGGCCATCATGGAGGGCGACCTGGGCGAAGTGCTGCAGGCCCTGCAGCACGCGCGCGAGGCCGAGCTGCTGGCCGAGCTGGAAACCTCGATTTGA
- a CDS encoding RNA pyrophosphohydrolase has protein sequence MLDRDGFRPNVGIILLNHRNQVFWGKRIRTHSWQFPQGGIDRGESPEQAMFRELHEEVGLHPHHVRVVARTRDWLRYEVPDRYIRRDARGHYKGQKQIWYLLQLVGHDWDLNLRATDHPEFDAWRWNDYWVPLDVVVEFKRGVYEMALTELARFLPRQDQRNRYLRSGMRTREQQPPHAAHSLQRPSGMELPPGASFDPDPQASEAPACPAPPAN, from the coding sequence ATGCTTGACCGGGACGGCTTCAGGCCCAACGTCGGCATCATCCTGCTCAACCACAGGAACCAGGTGTTCTGGGGCAAGCGCATACGCACCCACAGCTGGCAGTTTCCGCAGGGCGGCATCGACCGGGGCGAATCCCCCGAGCAGGCCATGTTCCGCGAGCTGCACGAGGAGGTGGGGCTCCATCCCCACCATGTACGCGTGGTGGCCCGCACCCGGGATTGGTTGCGCTACGAGGTGCCTGACCGGTATATCCGCCGCGACGCGCGCGGCCATTACAAAGGCCAGAAACAAATCTGGTACCTGCTGCAGCTGGTGGGGCACGACTGGGATCTGAACCTGCGCGCCACCGACCACCCCGAATTCGATGCGTGGCGCTGGAACGACTACTGGGTGCCGCTGGACGTGGTGGTCGAGTTCAAGCGCGGGGTCTACGAGATGGCGTTGACCGAGCTGGCGCGCTTCCTTCCACGCCAGGACCAGCGCAACCGGTATCTGCGCAGCGGCATGCGCACCAGGGAACAGCAACCGCCCCACGCTGCGCACAGCCTGCAACGTCCCTCCGGCATGGAGCTGCCGCCGGGAGCGAGCTTCGATCCCGATCCCCAGGCCAGCGAAGCACCTGCCTGCCCTGCCCCTCCCGCCAATTAA
- a CDS encoding lytic transglycosylase domain-containing protein, whose translation MSTSVSRRHCLVRCAAWGVAGPASWLALPGTAHAGGQLEEPLVDSVRTALSSAVANQAPPEPDFFTTEARLHYLRWLGTMSDRLRRRKPDWEVRRDFLQTAWYEAKRAGLDVSLVLGLIQVESAFRKYAVSSVGARGYMQVMPFWTRVIGDGDAGKLFHMQTNLRFGCVILRHYIERERGDLFMALGRYNGSRGKSPYPDAVFGAQRNWVFPPPLQTAELRSNG comes from the coding sequence ATGAGCACTTCTGTATCCCGCCGTCACTGCCTGGTGCGCTGCGCCGCCTGGGGCGTGGCCGGCCCGGCCTCGTGGCTGGCGCTGCCTGGCACCGCCCACGCGGGGGGGCAACTGGAGGAGCCGCTGGTGGATTCGGTGCGCACCGCACTCAGTTCCGCTGTGGCCAACCAGGCGCCGCCGGAGCCCGACTTCTTCACCACCGAGGCGCGCCTACACTACCTGCGCTGGCTCGGCACCATGAGCGACCGCCTGCGCCGCCGCAAGCCCGACTGGGAGGTGCGCCGCGACTTCCTGCAGACCGCGTGGTACGAGGCCAAGCGCGCGGGGCTCGACGTGTCGCTGGTGCTCGGGCTGATCCAGGTGGAGAGCGCGTTCCGCAAGTACGCCGTCTCCAGCGTGGGCGCGCGCGGCTACATGCAGGTCATGCCGTTCTGGACGCGCGTGATCGGCGACGGCGATGCCGGCAAGCTGTTCCACATGCAGACCAACCTGCGCTTCGGCTGCGTCATCCTGCGCCACTACATCGAGCGCGAACGTGGCGACCTGTTCATGGCCCTGGGGCGCTACAACGGCAGCCGGGGCAAGTCGCCCTACCCGGACGCGGTGTTCGGCGCCCAGCGCAACTGGGTCTTTCCGCCGCCGCTGCAGACGGCGGAACTGCGCTCAAACGGCTGA
- a CDS encoding sn-glycerol-3-phosphate import ATP-binding protein UgpC, translating to MASISLRNIVKRYGHGPKAHPVIHGVNAEIADGEFIVLVGPSGCGKSTLLRMIAGLEEITGGELRIGDRVVNGLEPAKRNIAMVFQNYALYPHMSNYENMAYGLKLAKVPKDEIRRRVDKAARILELSHLLERKPRELSGGQRQRVAMGRAIVREPQVFLFDEPLSNLDAKLRGQTRIEIQKLHAELGITSLFVTHDQVEAMTLAQRMIVMNAGNVEQFGTPEEVYHQPASTFVASFIGSPPMNLLKHAPGGQAGRILGVRPEHIDLAPGDGSGGWEFTVETVELLGAERLLYGKVGGEDVTVRVEEGRPYPKPGETTRIAARADRLHWFDQATGHRITA from the coding sequence ATGGCATCCATCTCCCTGCGCAACATCGTCAAGCGCTACGGCCACGGGCCGAAGGCCCACCCGGTGATCCACGGCGTGAACGCCGAGATCGCGGATGGCGAATTCATCGTGCTGGTCGGCCCCTCGGGCTGCGGCAAATCCACGCTGCTGCGCATGATCGCCGGGCTGGAGGAAATCACCGGCGGCGAGCTGCGCATCGGCGACCGCGTGGTGAACGGCCTGGAGCCGGCCAAGCGCAACATCGCCATGGTGTTCCAGAACTACGCGCTGTACCCGCACATGAGCAACTACGAGAACATGGCCTACGGCCTCAAGCTCGCCAAGGTGCCCAAGGACGAAATCCGCCGCCGCGTGGACAAGGCCGCCAGGATCCTCGAACTCTCGCACCTGTTGGAGCGCAAGCCGCGCGAGCTCTCGGGCGGCCAGCGCCAGCGCGTGGCCATGGGCCGCGCCATCGTGCGCGAGCCCCAGGTGTTCCTGTTCGACGAGCCGCTGTCCAACCTCGACGCCAAGCTGCGCGGCCAGACCCGCATCGAGATCCAGAAACTGCACGCCGAGCTGGGCATCACCAGCCTGTTCGTCACGCACGACCAGGTCGAGGCCATGACGCTGGCGCAGCGCATGATCGTCATGAACGCCGGCAACGTCGAGCAGTTCGGCACGCCCGAGGAGGTCTACCACCAGCCCGCCTCCACCTTCGTCGCCAGCTTCATCGGCTCGCCGCCCATGAACCTGCTCAAGCATGCGCCCGGCGGCCAGGCCGGGCGCATCCTGGGCGTGCGGCCCGAGCACATCGACCTGGCGCCCGGCGACGGTAGCGGCGGCTGGGAATTCACCGTCGAAACCGTCGAGCTGCTCGGCGCCGAGCGCCTGCTCTACGGCAAGGTGGGCGGCGAGGACGTGACCGTGCGCGTCGAGGAAGGACGCCCCTACCCCAAGCCCGGCGAAACCACGCGCATCGCCGCGCGCGCCGACCGCCTGCACTGGTTCGACCAGGCGACAGGCCATAGGATCACGGCATGA
- a CDS encoding HlyC/CorC family transporter, with product MSLLESFLTIVLLIAASAFFSIAEISLAASRKLRLRQMVDEGDARAGLVMRTQEQPGEYFTVVQIGVNAVAILGGVVGEGALTPYFSGWLAPWLAPETAATVGFLASFVLITSLFILLADLLPKRLSMAEPERLAVLVSHPMQWLTALFKPLVWLFNWLANRLAALLGLPTVRDDRVTSDDILALMEAGARAGVLAAREQQVITNVFELDSRTVASAMTQRDRIAYFLRDDPDTVIRVRIAAEPFSTYPVCDGDIDHVVGYVDAKDLFQRVLNNQALSLADDSLLRKVLIVPDRLTLAEVLEQFQQVHEDFAVIVNEYSLVVGVVTLNDVMSTVMGGLVGPTDEEQIVRRDENSWLIDGVTPIEDVLHALQLDALPHAEEYETLAGFLMVMLRRVPRRTDSVTFGGYKFEVLDVDSYRIDQVMVSRLPLEAVSPQKV from the coding sequence ATGAGTCTGCTCGAAAGCTTTCTGACCATCGTCCTGCTGATCGCCGCCAGCGCGTTCTTCTCGATCGCCGAGATTTCGCTGGCCGCATCGCGCAAGCTGCGGCTGCGCCAGATGGTGGACGAAGGCGACGCGCGCGCCGGGCTGGTGATGCGCACGCAGGAGCAGCCGGGCGAGTATTTCACCGTGGTGCAGATCGGGGTGAACGCCGTGGCCATCCTGGGCGGCGTGGTGGGCGAAGGCGCGCTCACGCCGTATTTCTCCGGCTGGCTTGCGCCCTGGCTGGCGCCCGAGACGGCGGCCACGGTGGGCTTTCTCGCCTCGTTCGTCCTCATCACCTCGCTGTTCATCCTGCTGGCCGACCTGCTGCCCAAGCGCCTGTCGATGGCCGAGCCGGAGCGGCTGGCGGTTCTGGTGAGCCACCCCATGCAGTGGCTCACGGCGCTGTTCAAGCCGCTGGTGTGGCTGTTCAACTGGCTGGCCAACCGCCTGGCGGCGCTGCTGGGCCTGCCCACGGTGCGCGACGACCGCGTCACGTCGGACGACATCCTGGCCCTGATGGAGGCCGGCGCCCGCGCCGGCGTGCTGGCCGCGCGCGAGCAGCAGGTGATCACCAACGTGTTCGAGCTGGATTCGCGCACCGTGGCATCGGCCATGACGCAGCGCGACCGCATCGCCTACTTCCTGCGCGACGATCCGGACACGGTGATCCGCGTGCGCATCGCCGCCGAGCCGTTCTCCACCTACCCGGTGTGCGACGGCGACATCGACCACGTGGTGGGCTATGTGGATGCCAAGGACCTGTTCCAGCGCGTGCTGAACAACCAGGCGCTTTCGCTGGCCGACGACAGCCTGCTGCGCAAGGTGCTGATCGTGCCCGACCGGCTCACGCTGGCCGAGGTGCTGGAGCAGTTTCAGCAAGTGCACGAGGATTTCGCCGTGATCGTGAACGAATACAGCCTGGTGGTGGGCGTGGTCACGCTCAATGACGTGATGAGCACGGTGATGGGCGGCCTGGTGGGCCCGACGGACGAGGAACAGATCGTGCGCCGCGACGAGAACTCGTGGCTGATCGACGGCGTGACGCCCATCGAGGATGTGCTGCACGCGCTGCAGCTCGATGCGCTGCCGCACGCCGAGGAGTACGAGACCCTGGCCGGCTTCCTGATGGTGATGCTGCGCCGCGTGCCCCGGCGCACTGACAGCGTGACCTTCGGCGGCTACAAATTCGAGGTGCTGGACGTGGACAGCTACCGCATCGACCAGGTGATGGTGTCGCGCCTGCCCCTGGAGGCGGTGTCCCCTCAGAAGGTGTGA
- a CDS encoding proline--tRNA ligase: MKASQFFISTLKEAPADAEVASHKLMMRAGLIKKLGAGIYNYMPMGLRVIRKVEAIVREEMNRAGAVECAMPVVQPAELWQETGRFEKMGPELLRIKDRHDRDFVIQPTSEEVVTDIARQELRSYKQLPKNLYQIQTKFRDERRPRFGLMRGREFIMKDAYSFDRDPASAKASYQVMAAAYRRIFDRFGLRYRAVAADSGAIGGDLSEEFQVIAATGEDAIVYCPQSDYAANMEKAEALAPAAPRPGASAPMARTPTPGKATCADVAQLLGVPLSTTVKSLVLATDTLNDAGDIVGSQVWLLLLRGDHDMNEIKVSKVPGLDKGFRFATLAEIEDHFGCKPGYLGPMGLKKPVKVIADREVAVMADWICGANEADYHITGVNWARDLPEPDTVADLRNVVAGDKSPDGAGELAIERGIEVGHVFYLGTKYSKAMNATFLGEDGKPAFFEMGCYGIGITRLPAAAIEQNHDERGIIWPDAIAPFTVVVCPVGMDRSEAVKATAEQLYADLLAAGVDVILDDRGERPGAMFADWELIGVPHRVTIGDKSLKDGVVEYQHRRDAAATKVAVGDIAAHVRGRLSA; encoded by the coding sequence ATGAAAGCCTCCCAATTCTTCATCTCGACCCTCAAGGAAGCCCCGGCGGACGCCGAGGTGGCCAGCCACAAGCTCATGATGCGGGCCGGGCTCATCAAGAAGCTGGGGGCCGGCATCTATAACTACATGCCGATGGGACTGCGCGTCATCCGCAAGGTCGAGGCCATCGTGCGCGAGGAAATGAACCGCGCGGGCGCGGTGGAGTGCGCCATGCCCGTGGTGCAGCCGGCGGAGCTGTGGCAGGAGACGGGGCGCTTCGAGAAGATGGGCCCCGAGCTGCTGCGCATCAAGGACCGCCATGACCGCGATTTCGTGATCCAGCCGACCAGCGAGGAAGTGGTCACCGACATCGCCCGCCAGGAACTGCGCAGCTACAAGCAACTGCCCAAGAACCTGTACCAGATCCAGACCAAGTTCCGCGACGAGCGCCGTCCACGCTTCGGCCTGATGCGCGGGCGCGAGTTCATCATGAAGGATGCCTATTCCTTCGACCGCGACCCGGCCAGCGCCAAGGCCAGCTACCAGGTCATGGCGGCAGCCTACCGCCGCATCTTCGACCGCTTCGGCCTGCGCTACCGTGCCGTGGCCGCCGACAGCGGCGCCATCGGCGGCGACCTGAGCGAGGAATTCCAGGTCATCGCCGCGACCGGCGAGGACGCCATCGTCTACTGCCCGCAAAGCGACTACGCCGCCAACATGGAAAAGGCCGAGGCGCTCGCGCCCGCCGCCCCGCGCCCGGGTGCCTCGGCGCCCATGGCCAGGACGCCCACCCCGGGCAAGGCCACCTGCGCCGACGTGGCGCAGTTGCTTGGCGTACCGTTGTCCACCACCGTGAAGTCGCTGGTGCTGGCTACCGACACGCTGAACGACGCCGGCGACATCGTGGGCTCGCAGGTCTGGCTGCTGCTGTTGCGCGGCGACCATGACATGAACGAGATCAAGGTCTCCAAGGTGCCTGGGCTGGACAAGGGCTTCCGCTTCGCCACTCTGGCCGAGATCGAAGACCATTTCGGCTGCAAGCCGGGCTACCTGGGCCCCATGGGCCTGAAGAAGCCGGTGAAGGTGATTGCCGACCGCGAAGTGGCCGTGATGGCCGACTGGATTTGCGGCGCCAACGAGGCCGATTACCACATCACCGGCGTGAACTGGGCGCGCGACCTGCCCGAGCCCGACACCGTGGCCGACCTGCGCAACGTCGTGGCGGGCGACAAGTCGCCCGACGGTGCGGGCGAACTGGCCATCGAGCGCGGCATCGAGGTGGGCCACGTGTTCTACCTCGGCACCAAGTATTCCAAGGCCATGAACGCCACCTTCCTCGGCGAGGACGGCAAGCCGGCGTTCTTCGAGATGGGCTGCTACGGCATCGGCATCACCCGCCTGCCTGCCGCCGCCATCGAGCAGAACCACGATGAGCGCGGCATCATCTGGCCCGACGCCATCGCCCCCTTCACCGTGGTCGTCTGCCCGGTCGGCATGGACCGCAGCGAGGCCGTGAAGGCCACGGCCGAGCAGCTCTACGCCGACCTGCTCGCGGCGGGCGTGGACGTGATCCTGGACGACCGCGGCGAGCGCCCCGGCGCCATGTTCGCCGATTGGGAACTGATCGGCGTGCCCCACCGCGTCACCATCGGCGACAAGAGCCTGAAGGATGGCGTGGTCGAATACCAGCACCGGCGCGACGCCGCCGCCACCAAGGTGGCGGTGGGCGACATCGCGGCCCATGTGAGGGGCCGGCTGTCGGCATGA
- a CDS encoding glutamyl-tRNA reductase, with translation MAVWALGINHTTAPLDLRGRFAFALDQIAPTLQGLRQALTEGTRHPAVETAIISTCNRTEIYCAATQPALDHTLGWLAHTGGVNASVLRSHSYTLQDGLAARHAFRVASGLDSMVLGEAQILGQMKDAVRAAEGAGALGTTLNQLFQRSFAVAKEVRTSTDIGAHSISMAAAAVRLAGQLFEDLGQIRVLFVGAGEMIELCATHFAAKTPKHIAIANRTLERGEKLATRFGGEAMRMADLPERLHEFDAVVSCTASSLPIIGLGAVESALKKRRHRPIFMVDLAVPRDIEPEVQQLEDVYLYTVDDLASVVQKAHANRQAAVAQAEAIIDAGVQSFLHWVELRSPAQGGAGGTGGVVPLIQQLNAQADEWRALEIARAKKRLAKGEDIDSVLEALSRGLTQKMLHGTMAELRAGDAESRTQTAQTVSRLFLRSQSKSSL, from the coding sequence ATGGCAGTCTGGGCCCTCGGCATCAACCATACGACCGCGCCGCTTGATCTGCGCGGCCGTTTTGCGTTCGCGCTTGACCAGATCGCGCCCACGCTGCAGGGCCTGCGCCAGGCCTTGACCGAAGGCACGCGCCACCCGGCGGTCGAGACCGCCATCATTTCCACCTGCAACCGCACCGAGATCTACTGCGCCGCCACGCAGCCCGCGCTGGACCACACCCTGGGCTGGCTGGCGCACACGGGCGGCGTGAATGCGTCGGTGCTGCGCTCGCACTCCTACACCCTACAGGACGGACTGGCCGCGCGCCACGCCTTCCGCGTGGCCAGCGGGCTCGACTCCATGGTGCTGGGCGAGGCGCAGATCCTCGGCCAGATGAAGGACGCCGTGCGCGCTGCCGAAGGCGCGGGCGCGCTGGGCACCACGCTGAACCAGCTGTTCCAGCGCAGCTTCGCCGTGGCCAAGGAGGTGCGCACCAGCACCGACATCGGCGCGCACAGCATCAGCATGGCCGCCGCCGCCGTGCGCCTGGCGGGCCAGCTGTTCGAGGACCTGGGCCAGATCCGCGTGCTCTTCGTCGGCGCGGGCGAGATGATCGAGCTGTGCGCCACGCACTTTGCGGCCAAGACGCCGAAGCACATCGCCATCGCCAACCGCACGCTGGAGCGCGGCGAGAAGCTGGCCACGCGCTTCGGCGGCGAGGCCATGCGCATGGCCGACCTGCCCGAGCGCCTGCACGAGTTCGACGCGGTGGTGAGCTGCACCGCCAGCAGCCTGCCCATCATCGGCCTGGGCGCCGTGGAGAGCGCGCTGAAGAAGCGCCGCCACCGCCCCATCTTCATGGTCGACCTGGCCGTGCCGCGCGACATCGAGCCCGAGGTGCAGCAGCTCGAAGACGTGTACCTGTACACCGTGGACGATTTGGCCAGCGTGGTGCAGAAGGCCCACGCCAACCGCCAGGCCGCCGTGGCCCAGGCCGAGGCCATCATCGACGCCGGCGTGCAGAGTTTTCTGCACTGGGTCGAGCTGCGCAGCCCAGCCCAGGGCGGTGCCGGCGGCACCGGCGGCGTGGTGCCGCTGATCCAGCAGCTCAACGCCCAGGCCGACGAATGGCGCGCGCTCGAGATCGCCCGCGCCAAGAAGCGGCTGGCCAAGGGCGAGGACATCGACAGCGTGCTCGAAGCCCTGTCGCGCGGCCTCACGCAGAAGATGCTGCACGGCACCATGGCCGAGCTGCGCGCGGGCGACGCCGAATCGCGCACGCAAACGGCGCAGACCGTCTCGCGCCTGTTCCTGCGCTCGCAGAGCAAGAGCAGCCTGTAG
- the grxD gene encoding Grx4 family monothiol glutaredoxin → MDNATRERIDQLVKTNDILLFMKGTASFPMCGFSGRAVQILKACGVDAKDIGAVNVLEDDAIRQGIKDYSSWPTIPQLYVKGEFIGGSDIMMEMYESGELQQLLGAQG, encoded by the coding sequence ATGGACAACGCTACCCGCGAACGCATCGACCAACTGGTCAAAACCAACGACATCCTGCTGTTCATGAAGGGAACGGCCAGCTTCCCCATGTGCGGCTTCTCGGGCCGCGCGGTGCAGATCCTCAAGGCCTGCGGCGTCGATGCCAAGGACATCGGCGCCGTGAACGTGCTGGAGGACGACGCCATCCGCCAGGGCATCAAGGACTACAGCAGCTGGCCCACGATCCCGCAGCTCTACGTGAAGGGCGAATTCATCGGCGGCTCGGACATCATGATGGAGATGTACGAATCGGGCGAGCTGCAGCAACTGCTGGGCGCGCAGGGCTGA
- the prmC gene encoding peptide chain release factor N(5)-glutamine methyltransferase, which translates to MNTPLHNALQHAQQHLGLARIDAQMLLLHSLGRDPHDRAWLLAHDGDALPAGTLAAYQALCQRRAAGEPVAYLTGRKAFYGLPLAVDARVLDPRPDTETLVDWALELLAPCAAPRIADLGTGSGAIALALQSQRPDAQVLAVDASAGALAVAQANAARLGLPVRFVRSHWLDGVAGPFDAIVSNPPYIRADDPHLAALTHEPLSALASGADGLDDIRAITAQAPARLAPGGWLLLEHGWDQAEAVQALLRAAGFAAVASRHDLAGIARCTGGRRDG; encoded by the coding sequence GTGAATACCCCTCTGCACAACGCCTTGCAGCACGCCCAGCAGCACCTGGGTCTGGCGCGCATCGACGCGCAAATGCTGCTGCTGCACAGCCTGGGCCGCGACCCGCACGACCGCGCCTGGCTGCTGGCGCACGACGGCGATGCGCTGCCCGCCGGCACGCTGGCCGCCTACCAGGCCCTGTGCCAGCGCCGCGCCGCGGGCGAGCCCGTGGCCTACCTGACGGGGCGCAAGGCCTTCTATGGCCTGCCGCTGGCCGTGGATGCGCGCGTGCTCGACCCGCGCCCCGACACCGAGACCCTGGTGGACTGGGCGCTGGAGCTGCTCGCGCCGTGCGCCGCGCCGCGCATCGCCGACCTGGGCACCGGCAGCGGCGCCATCGCCCTGGCCCTGCAAAGCCAGCGCCCCGACGCCCAGGTGCTGGCCGTGGACGCCAGCGCCGGCGCGCTGGCCGTGGCGCAGGCCAACGCCGCGCGGCTGGGCCTGCCGGTGCGCTTCGTGCGCAGCCACTGGCTCGACGGCGTGGCCGGGCCGTTCGACGCCATCGTCTCCAACCCGCCCTACATCCGGGCGGACGACCCGCACCTGGCCGCGCTCACGCACGAGCCGCTGTCGGCCCTGGCCAGCGGCGCCGACGGGCTGGACGACATCCGCGCCATCACCGCCCAGGCGCCCGCGCGCCTGGCGCCCGGCGGCTGGCTGCTGCTGGAACACGGCTGGGACCAGGCTGAGGCGGTGCAGGCGCTGCTGCGCGCGGCGGGCTTTGCCGCCGTGGCCAGCCGCCACGACCTGGCGGGCATCGCCCGCTGCACCGGCGGGCGCCGGGACGGCTAG